CCAATTACCAAAAAGTCGCAATGCCTCGTTGCTGTCGCCATATCTACAGGTACGCCTGAAAGATGATGGAAAATAGAAATCTTTAATGGTGCAGTCTTTGAAGTGGTATTCGTGATTGGGCGTACGATAATGGTCATGAAGTAAAGTAAGGCAGGGAAAGGCCGGATGTTGTGACGTGATTCTGAGCTGTCACCTTGTATTAATTATGCATCACGACTGGTACCAGCCTGGGTAGCTTCGATGACAAGTGCGTTCCAGGGACACATAGAGAATCCTTTAAGAAAGCATGTATTTATATACATTACGAAAGCAACACTGCAGTGTGTCTCCTTTCGGAAATGCGACAATTTGgaatcttcaacaactctCTGCAAAGGCCAAGCACAGCAGATTTCTCGCCTGCCTACGCGGCACCTCGTATGTCATGATTGGTGACTTACTCTGTAAAAGTAGTGAAGCTCGCAGGTCCCTCGTTGGTTAATGTGCACGCTTATGCAGTCGTGTCTAGTGACAAATCATAAGCAGAGCTGACCAATGCTGACCAAATCTCACCGAGCGTCTGGCCGCGTTATCCGGGCTTGACTGCGTGCCAACAGAATTTGTTAACATGCGAAAAGCTCATCTGATCAGAGAGTACATAGTTCAAGGTCTTGTCTATCAGTCTTGAAGAACTACTtctttcattctcccaaGTCAGAACTACACAACGAAGCATTTCACAATGACCACTCAAACACCCGTTGAGGAATTTAATATCTTGCTCTCAGAGACCTCAGTTctctttgttgtttgtaAGTCATCCTTCTGCTCGTCCCGCGCAACCTTCTATTCCCTTGGCTCCGTAGTCCCACTATATATCACTCTCCCTTCTCGCTTAAGCTAAAGCTCCTCAGTTTACCGCGGTCATTGGTGTCCCTTCTGTAGAGCCTATCTCCAGACCCTCCAAGGACTTTCGTCATCTATATCCTCATTCGGCGGCAAGACTCTGATCGTGACCGCCGAACCGGCTTCTTTCCTCCCTGAAATGCGGAAGCTCACCAGTTATTCCGGTGACGCTATCGTTGATACCAAGAACACTCTAGTGGAGTTGGTAAAAGAAAGGTATGAGCTGGAGATAGCGGTGAGCGAGAGGAAGGGCTACGAGCATGGGATGGCGCAGCCGGGTATTTTGGTACTTCGAGGGGGCAAAGGAGGAGACGTGACGGGACAAGGAGGAGCAGTATTGGAGAAGTGGGCGATTGTTCCGAGTGCAATGAATATAGGAGGGGCTAGTGATAGGCCGGACTTGGAGCAGGTTTGGGATAATGTCAAGGCAAAGATTGAGGGGAAAGGAGTCGTGCATAAGAGTTATAAAACGACAGGCCTTTTTGGGATGCTGTGGGGAAAGGTTTTCGGCTGATATGAGGGGGAGGAGATAGGAAAGGGGGAGAATAATAAGTAGCTAAGTGaattgccttaataatactaGAATTACTGCAGGTTCCCCTGCTTAAACTATCGAAGAGATCTAATCTCGATGATGTGAACTTTGCAAAAGGGCCTTTGTACTTGTTGAACTTATTTTCACCTGCTTCGACTTTGCTTATCATATCATCACAGTCCCAAGTTTTATCTTGTACTTGGCAAAAGAAAGCGTTGTCGTCCTTACATGCACTTCTACAACACATAGAACCTGCCAATACAAGATACGGAAGTGTTTGGCTAGTGAATACGCAAGCGATTGGCTGGTTATTAGATGTGGGACCACGGTGAAGTTCTCAACCACCAAAAACTTCTAGtctagctatattaaagttagcGCCCGGGAATTTCCTGTTCTTTCATTTTACTTTGGTCGGCTGGCAAACCTTGGTTCTTACAAGGATGACTTAGACAATATGGGAAGATCAACACTTGATTTACACTGTGTTAAGCTCTTTTTGGAGGACATAGTACTCTTATCTCACCGCTAATGTCTAGGACAGTGTAGTATAATTCCTTACATCAGTCTTTCCCCAGGTCTTATTTAGAATTGTTCAATATATGCATAGAGCAAGTCGGAATAGGGACAACCCTTGACTACAAGAGTTCTTGATAATAAATGCATTTGTAAAAGGAGTGCTAGATAAgactatagatagtataCATGGATTGAGGCATAACAGAGGTTTGTGTGATAATCTCTCAGTGTCGACGGCGCCGGCGCTGtctgttgatgaagctgcgAAATGTCATTGCTGGTACGTGCTGGGTGGTATAAAAAGCAGCCCCTCCGTCCTCCGCCAGATCAAAGAAGTCAACGGTGCAGTGATCACGTTGATCAGCTCTGCTGGTATGTCCAGCATTCCTATAAACTCCGAGTTAGTAAATACATCAAAACCACGTATCGTTACGATTTGGGGCTGCTCTTACTGAACGACGCAGGCAACGCATTGACTGAGACCTTTGTTATGGGGGTCGTCTTCAATGAATTGCTCAACTAGGTCTTTGATGTAGGAGCGGTACCCTTGATCGTTGGGCACGTGTTGGCCGAACCTGATACGATGTCGCTCAACAACCATGTTGAAGGAGAAATGAAGTGGCGCTTGAAATAGAGATTATGGTAATAAGGCAAAGAATTGCTATCCTGGTATGATAATAGTAGTTGTGCTATGGAATATTCGAATCTCAAAATATCTTGAAGGGAGTGAAGCAACTTATACCTTTGGCTTCTAGCTTATGAGCAATTACAATTTGGTCAATCAGGTATGTTGGTTATATCTCTCACATGGGTTTACGCGTAATGATACCATCTGGGTTGGCTCGATAGGTCTTCGCTTCAAGATGTCAAAGACTGTTGGCCCTGTTTATTGACCAGGCGGCTCTGATATTTCCAGTTCTTGCTGCCATAGAGTTCTCATGTAGTATGGCGCCTTTCGCCAGCTAATCCAATTACAACATGCCAGGTTCCACGGGCATCATGTCCCATACGAACAGGTTTATAATCGCTTGGAAAGGCTCAGTGCAAATACATATGCCCATTATTATGTACCTGTTTATGGTTCATACAATCACGGGTGCATTGAGAGACTGCTTCCCGGAGGAGTAACCTCGACAAATGGCGCAACCCCCTCTTTATGGCAGCCGTTGGTTGCTAATCTATTTCGGGTGGGAGCTTTACAGGGGAATGTCACGCCATTGCATTTCAGaacaaccaacaaacaaTTCTGAGCCAATACTTGTCCTGTATCTCTTTTGGGTCTATCTCACCTGCTCTTCAGCGCCTAATAGAGTTTCAAACACAGCCCCCTTTGGTAGCGCGCAGCAAAATCACAAAAAGGAATGTTGGTTGAGTTGTTTTTCTAAAATTATTTACACAATTAAACTGAGGCATCATAGCCATGACGTTGGTTGTGTAATATTTACCTCTCGGCGCTAATCGCATCTGGCTGTCATTGGTTGACGTGACATGACCCAAAAACTCCCCCAGCGCTAAGCCGTCAAAAGTCGAAAAGGTACATATTGAACCAAACACCATCGGAGTCAACAGACTCTTACTTAGTAATGAGAATCACTTCTTCTGTCGCATTTGTTTTTGAAGATATCCTTTCACCACGACGCGCGCGGCTAAACAGTTTTTGCGATTGCCGCCCGACCGTAGCCCCGCTTTTATCATCCATCCAGCTACGCACTCTCCAAATAGCTCGTGGTCTTATTTCCTACAATCCTCCCTCTTCACACTCTTCATCTTTCAGGCGCTTCTGTCATCGCTCCCTCTACCATCCAGCCTTCCGCAAAATGGCCTCTCGTCCTCCAACTCCGCCTAGCAAGGACCCttgggaagatgacgacTTTCGTTTCAAGACCAACGGCACCCCTTGTGAATGGGGTGAGGCGTATCATCCAGGTGGTTATCACCCTGTTCACCTCGGTGATGTTATACAGGAGCGTTACCGCATCATTCGCAAAGTGGGATGGGGCCAGTTCTCTACGGTCTGGCTCGCTGTGGACATGCAGTATGTATTTATCACGCGAATCTTATGACACACTAACACTGTTCACCAGGATGAACCGATATGTGTCTTTAAAGATCACTCTTGCTACTCAACAAAATGATACAAGCAAAGAGGTTTCTCTCTACAGATCTCACCTCAAAGACGAGTCCCCATTCCTTGTAGCCCTTCATGACACAATTAAGATCACGGGGCCTAATGGGGAACACGATGGCCTTGTTTTTGAGACCATGGGTCCAAACTTGACAACCCTTCTCAAAATAAGACCAGAGTTTCAGATTGGTGAGCCTTGGGAGAGAAGTTTCACAAAGTCCTTCGCAAAAGATGCGCTACGGGACACCATCCAAGCGCTGCACTTCCTTCACGAACACGGTGTTATCCACGGTGATCTACATCCTGGTAACATCCTCACCTGTGTAGAGCAGCTGAAGGCTACTCCGGATACAGAGATAAACCTGAAGCAATCTGACAGCGATGCTCAGCCTCTCATACGCAAAGATGGGAAGAAAGATCTCTGGGCCCCGTCATATCTTCTTGAACCTCGGCCGTTGAGCGACTACTTCACGTATGACCTCCATCCTCTTGTGAAGCTAAGTGATTTAGGTGGTGGTAAATTCCCTATCTGCAAGGCTCAAATCTCAAGGATTAATCTGACGTTTGCAGCATTCACTGAAGAAGACTCCATGACGGGTGCCAAGGCTATCACCCCGGTTGCCCTAAGAGCCCCAGAGACGATTTTTGACGAACGTGTGGGCAAAGGTATCGACGTATGGGCCTTTGGCTGCTTGTTATTTGAAATGATCACCGGTCAACCTCTGTTCGTCGGAATCCAATCCCTCGAAGGAGAGGATTACGATGAGACTTCTAATGATGAGCATCTCATTCAGCTATGTGAGGTCATTGGACCACTACCCGAACCACTACTTGAGAAGTGGCGTCGAGCGGATCAATATTTTGATTCAAGCGGAAACAGGCTGGAGGTTAAGCCTCAAGAGGACGGCTATGTAAGCGGCGGTGAAGACATGGAGTCGGTCGATGGGActgacgaggaagacgaggaaggCAATGGTCCTCCGCTCGCATATGTTGGtcgttttctttctctcgaGGACCAGTTCATGGCAGAGAGGCCAGGTGATATTGGCGAGGCCGAAGCCAAGGAGATATTAGAGCTGTTGCGATGGATATTCCAGTATGACCCGGCGCATCGGCCTTCAACAAGTGACCTCATCAATCATCCTTGGCTTCGATTAACTACATAGGTAAATTCACATGCAGCATAGTACAGTCAAAAGAAGTTCTAGATTATCCGTACTATTGGAAGCCCATTTTCTCTATAGCTTATCACTCTTTATCAAAAGTTCCTCCAACAATTCCTGGTGTGCTCGCAAACGAGGTACCATTATACTTGCCCATTTCATCCCGTCCCAGCAAGAAACTCTCAGGCGGGCCAAGGTAAGACTGTCGTacaccaccaagatcaaccaCAATCTTCTGAATCAAGATATTCGGTAAAAGAGCCCAGATTCTCAACTTGTAAGCACCCTCCTTGGGGACATTGAAAGACGAAGTGGTGTAGTTTCCGTACAAGCCCCAAACCGCATTACCGACGGCGTAACCCCAGCCATCAGGCATGTTGGTTCCCTTGTTGGGACCAATGGGTGTGACGATCTTGGGGTTAGGTTGCTCCTTATCCGCTGGGAAGAGGGTGATGCCGTACTGTAGAGGGTTACGGTCGCCGAGGTAGTTGGCGCCTGGGGACATGAAGACTGTCA
This DNA window, taken from Fusarium fujikuroi IMI 58289 draft genome, chromosome FFUJ_chr11, encodes the following:
- a CDS encoding SKY1-Protein serine kinase; this translates as MASRPPTPPSKDPWEDDDFRFKTNGTPCEWGEAYHPGGYHPVHLGDVIQERYRIIRKVGWGQFSTVWLAVDMQMNRYVSLKITLATQQNDTSKEVSLYRSHLKDESPFLVALHDTIKITGPNGEHDGLVFETMGPNLTTLLKIRPEFQIGEPWERSFTKSFAKDALRDTIQALHFLHEHGVIHGDLHPGNILTCVEQLKATPDTEINLKQSDSDAQPLIRKDGKKDLWAPSYLLEPRPLSDYFTYDLHPLVKLSDLGGGKFPICKAQISRINLTFAAFTEEDSMTGAKAITPVALRAPETIFDERVGKGIDVWAFGCLLFEMITGQPLFVGIQSLEGEDYDETSNDEHLIQLCEVIGPLPEPLLEKWRRADQYFDSSGNRLEVKPQEDGYVSGGEDMESVDGTDEEDEEGNGPPLAYVGRFLSLEDQFMAERPGDIGEAEAKEILELLRWIFQYDPAHRPSTSDLINHPWLRLTT